gcattcctttgcgttacctgggtttagccgacgatcaatcgtagagaataagggattactagcattgttatttataatcttagagaaatagcagcgcctctcaagatggactgtgttattgtattctgttattttaaccttcaatatttcatagtggatagttagtataattttcctccatttacgctcagctctacggcatgttctctttaaatcagacactctttgggtcttccatggtataacaatgatagaagattttttaactgtcttttcaggtgcaactgtgTCAACAGCAGctttcactttagtattaaatttttccaccttactatttacattatcctcactattatagttggcactataaatggactgattgcttagaatgtttataagttttaaagctgctgatgagtcaaagaagcgttttttaacaatatgcttctcatggatattttctatcattatttctatattaaatagtagaagaaaatggtcagatagaccaatatcaacgaTCTACtccacatcaacttttagtcctttggtaattactaagtctaacgtatgacctgctttatgtgtaggctgattaacaagcTGTCTTAAATCAAAacagtccaggaggttcatgaattcttttactttttgatcacactgattatcgatatgaaagttaaagtcaacgactattaagagtgtgtcatagtttgtaattaaaattgacattaagtctgaGAATTTCTCAAAGAAAGATGCGTTAAATTtgggaggtctatacacggataatactagaacgtgagaatctccatgaaaaacaatggcgagatactcaaaggacttgaatttaccaaaactgacatctttacactttaactggctcgagtaaatgtttgctggGCCAccgcctctttttccttggcgatccgcacgAGTACAATTGTAATatggaggcgcagattcgattagaaCAGCCgtaccatctgagctaagccacgtttcacttagtgcaataaaatcaatttttctatcactaataagatcattgataaaaaacatcttgttagttaaagctctaacatttaatagtgccatatttaatgttttggaggggcagagctgaattctatgtgcgttattggtatttggaacagaaactaagttatttttgttagcgctgctctgcgtgtattttttatttaatctataatctgtttttatagttttaatacattgttcatctaaagtagtaattgtaattaatttattggTGTTTATTCtgcactgcctagattttttatgtgtattgagattggttattagagtattaatgttgtgcacttttacggaagactttgttaagcaattatcatgtcctagcaaagcaaTAGCATTatggaaggggttaagagtagaaatagatagtccagagagacgaattaccttagcgatgttttcgGAGAAGACCCGGGTGCTGAATCTATTCAGATGCAGGCCATCCCACTTGAAGAAACACGGTCtttcccagaagaggtcccagttgtcgatgaacccgatgtcttgattcttgcagaagcctttcagccagttgtttaataccagcagacgactgtagtattcATTTGATTGTCTGACGAGAGatagtggacccgaaatgaagatcctTGCTGAtagggtcctctcctttgtgtctttaattagtgctgcgaagtcagccttgagaatctccgactgtcggtgccttatgtcattTACGCCGGCGTGTAATGCaatggatcccactgccctgttcttgtgcttcttgtaGATAGTCGCcacacgtctcatcacatctcgaacacaagcaccgggaaaacaagaaacaaaagatttccgattagggcatgcgatattgcAGTTTCTTACAATCGAATCACCTACCACGATTACATCAcccggggttgaaggcaaactggggacgcggagagggtcgaaccggttctgggtcgagatgctcgcctgtgccgatggaggtgttctagccttgaacccctgcctgcatagctgaaacacaCCGAGGTCTTCATTGGTATTgttgtcgctcctacgaggcacGGGGGTGAAGCTTACTTGTCCTTGGAAGTGAgtggcacaacgcggggttgatgttacgtcAATTTCAGATGGCGAGGatggtttatccagcagccgagccttcaaatccctaaggtaccttcgtctggacaggagtttctggatctgTTTGTCGAGTGCCTGGAATTCTTCTATGATGACAGCGATGTGATTCATCTCACTGTTGGCCATTGTttgcttctgcttccgcttcgtgccctaggaaagaatgagagagattGGCTAACAGAGACTGTTCTGtgacagatagagagatagatctACTATCTACTATctattagcactgctttaactactactaatactattaCTACCACTGCTACAACTAGTACTAATACTTCTACCTTTACCACTAATAATAGTAGTACTATAATtccactactactgctactactactactactactactaatctactctatatttataaaatcctaagcctaacagtgcaacgattttgtgcaatgatttcatgtgacatttttatgtcatgttttttgtcatgctttaaatcaggcttattttaaaacctacatatatatgtttggcatcattcttttcagaatttattgaactttaatgtgatgttgttagattttcagatttttattccgtctttaaattataaattaaaaaatatcaagaactcatgtcccgcgagtcgagagtttgtgccaaaagatttaaccacacccagggctggaaataaaagacaaagagtaggacagctgctgtacaggcttttaaatgtttgaagcggcgcacgagatgcagatcacgtggcacgccagcagcagcagcaagccagcagctgatcgagcaaagaggaggtaaaaaaaaaactatttttgtttcccattgttgttaaagagggggtttcagaggagcgaccgtgtccccttggggtgcgttcagcccccctctttacaatGCGAgtagcagagacgcaaagtggctggcgcatactgcaggccaagggggttggcgagcgaagcgagcagaggggaATCccctactaataataataaataataataataattctacctTTACCACTAattctactactactgctactataactactactactattaccactactactactattactactaatactaatactattaCCAGTACATCTActgtggacctcacaaacagaagataaGTGTGgctgtttgatgtctcatttttcataccataacagaatggaaaagaaaattaaaggggTTAGATTGCTGCTGAACCCactgcagctgttaacccttcctAAAGTGCCACCCTGTCATGTAGtacactattggctgtcagaagaaGGGGAGCccatgactgtgctggaagattgATGCTcaatcagtaaatgtgacatgtgtTGAGATTTTCAGTCTTGTAATTTCACACTGTGCTGCTACGAGATCAGCGACTGCtgataatgtgacatcagcttaatttTTTAAGTAGAGGCCAATTCCTGCTGTACATTTAATATATCATTTACTCCAGCTTTGGTTGTGTTAGATATTCCAAGCAGTGTGCGTATTTGCCTTTAATAAGAGACTTGACAAAATGCATTGAGCTGATCTGTATCAGTGCTCCATTCTCTAGTCCTTCCATGTTTTTCCAAATGTTATATTCATGTACTTACTTTATGATAAACACACAGGTGAGAAATTAACATCTCCACTGTTGATCCCCTTGTTATTTATGCCATGTTGTTAAATAGCACCTAAATAATCAAAATGGAAGCTCCAAAGTTCCAGGTTTGAATCTCAGAGTATTATACATGTATCTGATGTGGAGTCCATACCTTCTCCCTGtgcttgtgtgggtttcctccaggcactccagtGTTTCTTCAAATCTCCAATGCCCACACATTTAGTTTAGTCATGGCGCTAAACTGGTAAGAGACTGCTGGGGTGAAGCACTTGATCCCCAAGACACTAAATTGGATAAGAAGATTTGTAAACTGGATGAATGCACTTCATGGTTGAGAATGTTGTAACAACCTTAgtgtagaccaggggtgggcagattcagtcctggagggccgcagtggctgcaggtttttgctccaacccaattgcttaataagaagcccttattgctcaagtaacacttcagcttcactttagttgtttcgctcgttaagactttgaacccttattgcttattttagtcttaaacagctgtattcttagtttttaattgctcctaattagcaataccatgcaaatgacaaaagagaccagcatttctccatttagcttgttaccatttacgcctgtgtgtatttattgtgcactatttggtttaattaaatacttggaaggaaagtgaagagaaaaaaagtgaagcactgagaattactcatctgttttagacttcagatcatttggatgatatccttaggaaggaaaataaatctaggatattagAATGACCTGACacggcagagttaaagcactagcaagccatgcaattatataattgacaaggattgttttttaattaagcaactgggttggaacaaaaacctgcaaccactgcagccctccaggactgaatttgcccacccctggtgtaaACCTAAGAAAAACATGTTCCCCAAGTGGCTGAGGACTGTAAGGATGTGAAAGCAGTACTTGAGAGCATGGAAAAGACAGAGTAAATATATAGGACTTCAGGAAGCCGGGGTACATGGCAGCCAGCAAACCACTGGTTTGGACCCTGGCCTTGATTGGGCTTGTGCACTGTAAAAAGCAATTCAAGGGACCTCTAACCACCACTTAATCAAATGCATTCTATTAGgttaaaaattcaacttcaatgattttattaaacattttaatttgaaaacattatttaatgtgttgACGTGAAAGAATTATATTAGTACATATTTTAGCTTAGACTTGTAAGTAATCTGAACtcaaattccttttttcatttattgaaaaacaaaattcaagttcatctaacctaatctaacgtTATGGCTACTTAATTTCTCTGTTTCATGAGTGGGCACGAAACTCCTCCCACTTAACATGCTGTGAGAAGATCGTAACGCCATACTGCAAGTGAAACAAACAACTAGGGTGAGTGATAGAGCAGCTAttttaattgctgtcaaaggtgaatAGAACTTAATTTCTCCTTCAATAATCCTGCATTTTTATTTGCGCAATGCTGATAGGACTAGTAAAGTTACTTTACGTCTGTAGAGGTTAAGCTACGGATTCAGGCAGGCTAACGTGATGGCTGTCTAACATTAGGCAGATGAACAGGTAAAAGCTAAGTAATAGAGGAGCAATTTCaagataataattatttacattgctctaacatataatttacttattttgcataCCCGGTTGAATAGCTCGAGTGAAATTTAGTGCCGTCCATCTTACCATATTTTctcaacattactttttttttgttcaagccGCTAATGATTTCTCACGTGCGTTTCAATGTTGGTTAAGGATTTTAGACGCCATACTGCCTTACTGCATGTAAGCCTATTGCCATTTTGAGAAGATACTTCATTAATTGTAATAATCTTTCTTTGACTTTACTTATTTTCCAGTTGTTAAGTTTAGAGTTTACTCCGAAGCTGTACagccatttttcttaaaattgctgtttgttattttcatttttgtgccttttttgcaaTTATTCAAAGTAGCCATTTTAATCAGGATGTATGTTAAACTCACCACCATCATCATATGTGTGTGCTTTGCCTCAACTGGATTGTAAAGTGTTCCTTTGcttataaaatctgcaggggggatGGAATCAGTGCAATATTATAAATTTTGCCCAAGTTTGTCTTGGTCGTAAAGGTTGAATTGCATAGAACTCTTTCTGTTTGACCATAGCATCCCTAagtatttagcaaaaatattgcAGCATCAATACTTAAAGTTACTTGTTGGTTTGTCAATTACtgatttttctcctgtttttttttctacttaaaaTAGGTGATGCAAAGGTATTTCTCAGTTCATTAGTACTCAGAAGCTGGCTAATGCAGTGGGACTGCAAAATGTGTAAATTTGCCACCTCCTCCAAAACAGTGTTGTTAAAACATTACAGGTTATACCATAATCACAGTGGTCAACCTCTGCCTTGTCTTCACTTTGGTTGTTTTTGTTCCTTTAAAAGTTGGGGTAGTCTCAGGTCACATTTATCAAGAAATCATTCAAATCAGGAAATGGTTAAATGTGAGGAAAATGTCTCTTTTACTTGCCCGTGCTGCAATAACCATGCAATCTTCACAGAGAGAGAGTTTTTTGAACACCTtggtcaacatctgaaaaaacaTGAGACTGTTACCTGTGTTTTCAAAAACTGCAATTTCAAAACTAACATTTATGGGACATTTTCCTCTCACAGAAGTCGTAAGCACACTCCTCACTCACTGCACAACTTCAAAGACAACCTGCTAACACAGAATGTACGTTCTCCTAATACAGAGGATTACAGTGACTCTGTTAATCAAGATGGTGAACATTCTGATACTGGTGATTTTCAAGTTGATAACGTGAAAGAATTGCCAAACCTGATTGAAAGAAATTTGGCTTTGTTGTTGCTAAAACTAGAGAGCACTTTTAACGTATCCACCAGATGTATTGATGAGGTTgttgaagaattaaattttatttctcagTCAGCATCAGGTCCTATCATTAAAGACATTTTACAGTCTTGTCTGAACCGGCACAATTGTAAGATTGATGAGTCTATTTTGTCAGACATAGTGACAGAGATTTGTGAGACCAACCCCTTTACCAGTGCTCTGAAGAGCAGTGGTCCTCTGTCTTCTGCCTTCAAGAGAAGGGCATATTTTAAGGAACACTTTACTGTGGTGGAACCAATAGAATATGTACTTAGTAGAGAAGAAGGAAATAGCGTCCAGTATGTTCCGATTCTGAAGACATTATTTCATCTTCTGAGTAGGAAAGAGATCCATGATTTAATCTTGTGTAAGGGAAACATTCAAAGTACTCATGAAACAATGTACAGGGCATTTTCTGATGgcatgtattataaaaaaaatgagttgTTTTCTGGTGATAATCCTACCATTGCTCTTATTCTCTATGTTGATGACTTTGAGATATGCAATCCTCTAGGCACatcaaggaaaaaaacacaaaatcacagcTGTGTACTGGGTGCTAGCAGATATCCCCGCACTGCTCAGATCTTCATTGACCTCTATTTTCTTGGCAGTTCTTTGCAAGGCTGAGGATATTAAACGATTTGGTTACAGTACTGTGCTGGAGCCACTGCTCAAAGATCTTGTGAGCCTGGAAGAAGAGGGCCTCTATGTCCCAGCATTAGGCAAAACAATAAAGGGCACTGTATTCAGTGTTGTCGCAGATAATCTTGGGGCACACTCTATCGGGGGATTCATTGAAAGCTTCTCTAGTTCTTATGTTTGTAGATTTTGTCTGGGTCAACAGTCACAGTTTCAAGTAGGAGAAGTCAGGACAGGAGCCTTTGAATCAAGAACCAAAGAACGGCATAAAATGAATGTTGAGACTGTGCGAATGAATACGTCTTTGACTCATGTCTGTGGTGTCAAAAGACAGTGTGCACTGACAgagaaattgaaatattttaatgttatatttggcTACCCACCTGATGTGTTACATGATCTGTTTGAAGGTATAATCCCTCTAGAGCTGGCTCTGTGTCTACAAGTATTTATCAAGAGGAAATACTTTACTCTTGATGAGCTCAACAAACGCATCAAAGGGTTTCCTTACAAATGGACAGACAAGACAGATGCACCACAGCAGGTCCCTCTGAATTTTGCAGGACGAAAAAGTGTTGGAGGAAATGCCCATGAAAACTGGTCTTTGCTGCGGCTCCTGCCACTTATGGTTGGATCAAAAATCCCTGAGGGTGAACCAGCATGGGAAATTCTTCTAGTGCTGAAAGACATCACTGAGCTTGTTGTAAGTCGGGTTCACACAGAAGAGACCATTTGCTATCTTGATAGTAAGATTTCTGAACACAGGCACAGGTTTCTGCACGTTTTCCCACATGAAAAACTCATCCCAAAACATCACTATCTGGAGCATTATCCACAACTAATCAGGGCCTATGGTCCAATAGTATTACTGTGGACTATGCGTTTTGAAGCAAAACACCGCTTTTTTAAGCGTGTTGTCAGGCATACTCACAGCTTCAGAAATGTTTTGCTTTCATTGTCAATGAAGCATCAGTTGATGGTTGCTTATAACCAGTATCAACCCAGTGTTGTGAACCCTGTCTTACAGGCAACAAAACTGTCCACTGTGGATGTTACTGTGCTAAGAGAGGATATTCATCAAGCGCTAGAAACTAAATTCCCTGGTGAGGCACGTGTCCAAATAGCAAACACTGTGTGTTACAGTGGCACAAAGTATGCTATTGGAATGATCTTGGCTAGTGGTTCAACAAGTGGATTGACAGATTTTGTAGAGATGATACAAATCATTGGCGTAAAGGGCATTCTTGTTTTCATTGTGAAATGCTTAAATGCTTGGTCTGTTGAGCATCTCAGAAGCTATGTGCTTGAAAAAACACAAATGGTGAAAGTGCTAGAGCTAGGAGACTTGTCAGACATGTTCCCATTAATACCTTATATGCTTGGTGGAAAAAGCATTGTGACTCTCAAACACTATATTTATGTTCCATAGATGTTATTGGGGCCTTCAGTGACATTAATGTTACTTTTCAAAAGAAGACATTTAAGGGCAACTCACTCTAAACACACTACACTAGTACACTAATACACTAGTGAGGATATGTAAATCTAGggaattcatttatttaaattgttgtttGTCTTTAGCATTGACATATGTCAGTGTTGAGAAGTAAGATATTGGCATGTCAACATATCATCCTGCAATGAACTGTGTCTCAATACCACGGTTGTTTGCCAACCCAAATACAGTGTTATTTACAGGTAACAGTTAATAGTCTTGCAAGTTTTAGAGCTGAATCATTCTGAGGCTACCATGTCCAGATGATCAGTTATCCCTGAATCAATGGCGCTTTGGCCTTCATATTCTAATAGCCTATAtatcatttaaaaagcaaaatgagtTTGTAAAGTGACCTTCTGGCACTGTTTTAGGCATGAACAATGCTTGAATAAACACTACATTAACTcttaatataatagtaaaatctgTGTAACTATGCATAGAGCATGCCCAAAGAGTAATAAGTGCTGTGAGCTGCCTGTATCATTACACCCATACTTTTCATTAAGAATAATTATTACTGaaagaacaaatattttgtgcattACAGATGTCACATCCTGCCCATCTCCGAGTGATTCTTTCAGACCACGATGTCCAGAAACTGGCATTACCCTCTGGAATCCCTAAGACAGTTAATGAACTTCACTCAGCTGTCCAAGCTGCATTTGGAATTTCTGAGGATTTTTGCTTGCATTACATGGATGTtgatttttgtaataattatttcACACTACTTTCAACATCTGACATCAAGGATAAGGACACTATAAAGGTTGTGTATATGTTGGAGACCCCTACAGTGACATTGGCCTTATCAAGTGTGGACAGCCCCTTCTCAGTCTTGAATGATAGCTTTTCTCCACCTTCTGATGATGCCTGCTCATCTGTCTCTTCCACTGATACATTGCCAGTTTCTCcaagaataatacaaaaaagcCCAGCGCAACGATCAAAGGGTTGGCCCTCTGAATTTCCAATCCCCCGTTTCTCTGTCAATACAGAGCTTCTGCTTCAGTTAGGCAATGAAAAGTTCCATAAGGATGGGACCCTTTTCAGCACCAAAGACCTCATCACAATACTACCAGATATTCTTGGAAGAGTGGCTGAAGGTATTTATGAATACACTGCATATCCATCAAGTGCACAAATAAGTCAGGTAGCAGAGGCTCTCATTAACAAACATCCCTGTCTCAAAGAGCCAGGTTCCTTAAACAGATGCTATGGATGGATACAACGACTGAAATACAAGATGAACAATTTCAGATCCAAGCTTAGAGGTTTTAGCTGCCCTGAAATTGAAGTGAACTCACTCAAGAGGAAAGCAGCACATGAGCAAGCTCctgccaaaaatgttaaaaaaccaAAAAAGGCTGAAGTAAATTATCTACCACCTTATCCTCAAGGTGAAACAAGTGGAAGTTTGGAGAAGGAAAGAGTGGACCTCTTACATGAAGTGATGAAGAGGGATAATTGCGTTGTGGTTGCAGAGAAAATGGCCAAGACCTTCTCTCTTCGCAGGCAGGAAATAATTTATCAGGCCCCTGCAATTAAAGACATCATTGACCGATGGCCTGCTTTATTTGATGCAACACAGGTGAGATTGTACACTCTTatttaaaacttatttaaaagtCAAAATTTTGCTTGGCATACTTTAGACAGTTAATTGCAAAGTGTTTCCAGTCCTGCTGAGTGTAGTAGTTCTCCACATAGAAGCAGAACACCAGTCCTAGCTGTGGCAATGACATTTGAGTTACACAGCAACTGATACTGAAGGTTTTGCATGGATGCCTCCCTAGTTTAAGGTCAAATTATCTGTTAACCTCCCAAGAGTGAGTGCACCTGGTACTAAAGAGCAGTCAAAACATTCAAGTTAAAGCCCAGCATAGTACATTACTGGTAAACAGTCATTGGAATATCACTAGGCTGCGTTTTGTTGTTGCTCTTGAACTATCAAGATGTTGTTTAGCTAATTGCCTGCTAACTTTAATTTTCTGACAACTTGTTTGTGTAAAATACAGATAAATGAAGAATTCAAAAGAATAACCACTGTAAGTCTTGAATCTACATTTATGGCCAAATTTGATGCTTGCACCTCCAAATTAATGGATGTTGTCTCATCGAGGGGAGGAACTTCAGGATTGAGGATAAGGCACATTAAGAATCAGCTTCTAGAGGTATGAGAACTAATCAGACTCGTCTTTGAAATTAAGCTTGCTGACTTGTCACCCTTTTGGATTAGTCAtattagaatttatttttattcttttttctctttttactcaATTAGAACAATACAATTGAAGTACGGAGAGAGGTGGCCATTCGTTGCCTGGTTGTCTACCTTGGAGAAAAGGAACAGGACCTCTTCAAGGagtttaatgtaagtaatttATCACCGTGGAATCTACACTTTAATATTCCAGGCAAAAACCTGCTATAGATGGCTGTAATTGTTGCTGAAAACCTGTTTCACTTATAAAGtggttattttttacatttttgttgttttgataccTTTCACTGTGATACGCCTAAAGTaagacatgacattttaaaaaaggaaatttttctCTGTAGACCTCAACCAAAGAATGGAAAGTCAAAAGTAAGTTCTACTGTGGCACAATTTGACATCACAAATAGTTGAAACATTCTCACTTTCCTAAAGAATGACACATTATAATGCTAGAGGATAACACAATATATGCAAGAAGGCTTctttaaataatagaaataaccaCAACAGCATGTTGCTAAATCCTGGCAATGGATTTGACCATTGTCCCatttgtaaatgagaaaaaaaatgatgagtGTATTGACTTAATGCTTAGTCCAAACATATTCAGGTTTCTGATTAGGCTGCCAAACACTATCTTTTCTTTTTGGTGGATTAATACCTGACGATCTTTGCCACTATGAAGATTCTAGTAAGCTTTCGTGCTCTTGTAATACTTCATATTGGCACTTTTGAccccaacaaacaaaaaaagtgagttAAATTTGTCTCCATAGCTACTGTGTGATGGCAATGCTACTCACTGCTCAAGTTGAGCCAGTTCATGTAAGTAGATGTGTATGGTTGTGTGTTGGAATGGTTAAAATAACGTCAGCAGTAATAACACAATTCTGTTTTACTAAACCTCTTAATATACTTTTGCATTTGTTCTGCTAGAATATTGAAGAGTTTGAAGCAAACCTTGACAGGCAAGTATTGAACATTGCCATCATCAAAGACAAGAATCCAAACACTGGAACCATCCTGATCGAGGGAGCCAAAATCCTGGATGGCATTGATGTCCCAAGGTGCTGTGCTTTGCTCATGGGTTTAATATACGCTCTGAATCTGAGCTATCCCAAGGATCTAAAATGTACATAcgaagtatttcagaaactgttccTTGAACTTGATGGACTCAAAACCAGTGGGAAAGTAATGAATCTCAAGTACAGCATTTTCTAAGAACACTTTTCTTTCAaaccactgccattttttttaaacccatgTTATTATTTAATCCATAAACAGCTGTTTCAATTGTAAACATTCtcaggttttgttttaaatttttgttgattatgtgctGTTGAAAACATGTTCATTATGGTTTTGTAATATTGTGTTCAAAGAATGTTGCTCTTTTGTCCAAGAATGTTCTTAGATCAGAGTAGGTGCTGTTGTGTGTTCGTACCTCATGATCTTTGTAAGCACTTGCTATTTTCATAGTGAGGttgctactgtatatttttcaaaatgtttttgcatcctgcaATAGAAGTCAGGTTTGACAAATTTGACAGTTGAATATTACACTGAGgcctatatttttgctgctgtagTATGGCTATttgttgaaatatataaaaatgcaacataatatttccaataaagtaaattttgcaacattttcattctttaagtggctgtagttttaataatttaataaataattaaacttgaTAAAGCTGAAAATTATAGGCTGAAAAAACTAATTACACCAacttcactttttacaccatcacaactttaaaatatattattaattaagtaCGTAGAACttaaaacattctttaaaaatataacataaattaGTTGGGACAACTTAATTTTTCTGTGCAGTGAATTTAAAAAGTTCTGTGTATCCTATAATTTTTTAAGCTGATGGTActtaaaagcaatttaagatctgaaggaaaaacctTTTCCAGTTACTCAATGTTATGGGTTGGTTCTACGTAATTTTAACCAGAAGTTATAGTAACTTAAAAAGCTTGATGCAGAGCGTtgcgttaattttttttgttggccCAACACAGTAGTTTTTAGAGTGTGGAACCTGGAAAACGTGTATCAGACAGATTGTCTCTGACCCCAGGTGACCGATGTGAGGCTGGGTGGCGGTGTATATGTGCAGGCATGGTGACAAAGTAGCATTGGTATGCATGGAACCACATAAGACctgagaaaaataagaaaaacggAATGGAGGCGTTCATTTAAAGTTGTCAACTGCTTAGTCAGAAGTAAAACCAGTACTGCTTGAAATTCCTGACCTTGCAAGGTTGAGCTGAAGCACAGTCTGCgttaattaaatgataaaatcaattaacagaaaaaaactgaatactGATTAAAatcttagaatgaaaaccagcgaCTGCG
The sequence above is drawn from the Erpetoichthys calabaricus chromosome 3, fErpCal1.3, whole genome shotgun sequence genome and encodes:
- the LOC127527224 gene encoding uncharacterized protein LOC127527224; its protein translation is MANSEMNHIAVIIEEFQALDKQIQKLLSRRRYLRDLKARLLDKPSSPSEIDVTSTPRCATHFQGQVSFTPVPRRSDNNTNEDLGVFQLCRQGFKARTPPSAQASISTQNRFDPLRVPSLPSTPGDVIVVGDSIVRNCNIACPNRKSFVSCFPGACVRDVMRRVATIYKKHKNRAVGSIALHAGVNDIRHRQSEILKADFAALIKDTKERTLSARIFISGPLSLVRQSNEYYSRLLVLNNWLKGFCKNQDIGFIDNWDLFWERPCFFKWDGLHLNRFSTRVFSENIAKTIHRKSH
- the LOC114649544 gene encoding uncharacterized protein LOC114649544, producing the protein MNNFRSKLRGFSCPEIEVNSLKRKAAHEQAPAKNVKKPKKAEVNYLPPYPQGETSGSLEKERVDLLHEVMKRDNCVVVAEKMAKTFSLRRQEIIYQAPAIKDIIDRWPALFDATQINEEFKRITTVSLESTFMAKFDACTSKLMDVVSSRGGTSGLRIRHIKNQLLENNTIEVRREVAIRCLVVYLGEKEQDLFKEFNNIEEFEANLDRQVLNIAIIKDKNPNTGTILIEGAKILDGIDVPRCCALLMGLIYALNLSYPKDLKCTYEVFQKLFLELDGLKTSGKVMNLKYSIF